A stretch of the Lolium perenne isolate Kyuss_39 chromosome 3, Kyuss_2.0, whole genome shotgun sequence genome encodes the following:
- the LOC127338865 gene encoding protein STRICTOSIDINE SYNTHASE-LIKE 10-like, producing MRRRGGFSSTWLLLLVGFLAVSLAPSCAAAEIKTRPTEWSFRLLLPSGVTGAESLAFDARGQGPYAGVSDGRVLKWAGSAVGWTTFAHHANYRKLAICTVPVAPSEQTESLCGRPLGLAFHRKSGDLYIADAYKGLMRVSADGGEAEVLASGADGVPFNFVNGIDVDQATGDVYFTDSSVTYPRRFNTEIMMNADATGRLLKYDAKTKQVTVLKDDLPYPNGVAVSYDGTYVVVAHTVPCQAHKYYLQGAKAGRYELLADLPGYPDNVRRDGKGGYWVALNQEKERPNATTAAVKHLVGVRLDGNGVEVEELTAAKGVTLSEVTERNGTLWLGSVELDYIGIAS from the exons ATGAGGCGCCGCGGCGGCTTCTCGAGCACGTGGCTcctccttctcgttggcttcctcgCCGTCTCCCTCGCTCCGTCGTGTGCAGCAGCAGAGATCAAGACCCGCCCCACGGAGTGGAGCTTCCGCCTCCTCCTACCCAGCGGCGTGACCGGCGCCGAGAGCCTGGCCTTCGACGCGCGCGGGCAGGGCCCCTACGCCGGCGTCTCCGACGGCCGGGTCCTGAAGTGGGCCGGCAGCGCCGTCGGCTGGACCACCTTCGCGCACCACGCCAACTACCGGAAGCTGGCCATATGCACCGTGCCCGTGGCGCCGTCGGAGCAGACGGAGAGCTTGTGTGGGCGCCCGCTCGGGCTCGCCTTCCACCGCAAGTCCGGCGACCTCTACATTGCCGACGCCTACAAGGGGCTCATGAGGGTCAGCGCCGACGGCGGCGAGGCCGAGGTGCTCGCGTCAGGAGCCGACGGCGTTCCGTTCAACTTCGTTAATGGCATCGACGTGGATCAGGCCACCGGTGACGTTTACTTCACCGATAGCAGCGTCACTTACCCGCGAAG GTTCAATACTGAGATCATGATGAACGCGGACGCCACAGGGAGGCTGCTGAAGTACGATGCAAAGACGAAGCAGGTCACCGTTCTAAAGGACGATCTGCCATACCCTAACGGGGTGGCGGTGAGCTACGACGGCACATACGTTGTCGTGGCGCACACCGTGCCGTGCCAGGCGCATAAGTACTATCTGCAAGGAGCAAAGGCTGGCCGCTACGAACTACTCGCCGATCTGCCGGGATACCCGGACAACGTGAGGCGTGACGGCAAGGGCGGCTACTGGGTGGCTCTGAACCAGGAGAAGGAGCGCCCGAACGCGACCACGGCTGCGGTGAAGCATCTGGTCGGAGTCCGCCTTGACGGCAATGGCGTGGAGGTGGAGGAGCTCACCGCGGCCAAGGGCGTCACGCTGAGCGAGGTGACCGAGAGGAACGGAACGCTGTGGTTGGGCTCCGTTGAGCTTGACTACATAGGAATAGCTTCATGA